A section of the Malania oleifera isolate guangnan ecotype guangnan chromosome 2, ASM2987363v1, whole genome shotgun sequence genome encodes:
- the LOC131147741 gene encoding N-carbamoylputrescine amidase, with protein sequence MEGRRVVVSALQFACVDDVSANVDKAEKLVRAAHGKGAKIILIQELFEGYYFCQAQREDFFHRAKPYKGHPTILRMQKIARELGIVIPVSFFEEANNAHYNSIAIIDADGTDLGLYRKSHIPDGPGYQEKFYFNPGDTGFKVFQTKFAKIGVAICWDQWFPEAARVMVLQGAEILFYPTAIGSEPQDDGLDSRDHWKRVMQGHAGANVVPLVVSNRIGKEIIQTEHGNSEIKFYGNSFIAGPTGEIVASADDKEETILVAQFDLDKIKSKRHSWGVFRDRRPDLYKALLTLDGNNCSA encoded by the exons GCTGGTTAGAGCTGCTCATGGGAAGGGTGCAAAAATCATTCTTATTCAA GAACTATTTGAAGGATACTACTTTTGTCAAGCACAAAGGGAGGACTTTTTTCATCGAGCCAAGCCTTATAAAGGTCATCCTACAATCTTGAG GATGCAGAAAATTGCAAGAGAGTTGGGAATAGTGATACCAGTCAGCTTCTTTGAAGAAGCAAACAATGCCCATTACAATTCAATAGCCATAATTGATGCTGATGGCACTGACTTGGGACTCTATAGAAAGTCTCATATCCCAGATGGACCAG GCTACCAGGAAAAGTTCTACTTCAACCCTGGTGATACTGGCTTTAAG GTTTTCCAAACTAAATTTGCAAAAATTGGAGTTG CAATATGCTGGGACCAGTGGTTTCCAGAGGCAGCCCGAGTTATGGTTCTTCAAGGTGCAGAGATATTGTTTTACCCTACTGCTATTGGCTCTGAACCTCAAGATGACGGGCTTGATTCTCGTGATCATTGGAAGCGGGTAATGCAAGGGCATGCTGGAGCTAATGTG GTACCTCTAGTAGTTTCCAACCGTATTGGGAAGGAGATAATCCAGACAGAGCATGGAAATAGTGAAATCAAATTCTATGGCAATTCATTTATTGCAG GACCAACTGGAGAAATTGTTGCATCTGCTGACGATAAAGAGGAAACCATTCTTGTAGCACAGTTCGATCTAGATAAAATTAAATCCAAGAGACACAGTTGGGGAGTATTTCGGGATCGACGCCCAGATTTATACAAAGCGCTTTTGACATTAGATGGCAACAATTGCTCGGCATGA